One segment of Mycolicibacterium sp. YH-1 DNA contains the following:
- the otsB gene encoding trehalose-phosphatase: MLPAELIGALDVAAATPRLLVTSDFDGTLAPIVNDPAAARALPAAAESLIALADLPDTHTALVSGRALGVLRDLSAMPPSVHLVGSHGAEFLSGFAHDVDETLLGRMVAELDAIATNRPGVAVETKPASVALHIRNASDADGEAALAAARAASTEWDAHVTAGKAVLEFAVIDTDKGEAVDILREQTSATVVVFLGDDVTDEKAFRRMREDDIGIKVGPGDTAAGFRIGTPDDVADVLAYLLAARRS, encoded by the coding sequence GTGCTACCGGCAGAACTCATCGGGGCGCTCGACGTCGCCGCCGCGACACCGCGCCTGCTCGTCACGTCGGACTTCGACGGGACGCTCGCACCCATCGTCAACGATCCCGCCGCGGCTCGTGCGTTGCCCGCTGCGGCGGAGTCCCTCATCGCGCTCGCCGACCTGCCCGACACCCACACCGCGCTGGTGTCGGGACGTGCGCTGGGCGTGCTGCGTGACCTGTCGGCGATGCCGCCGAGTGTCCATCTGGTGGGGAGCCACGGCGCGGAGTTCTTGAGCGGCTTCGCCCACGACGTGGACGAGACGCTGCTCGGCCGGATGGTCGCCGAACTGGACGCGATAGCGACGAATCGTCCCGGTGTCGCCGTGGAGACCAAGCCAGCCAGCGTCGCCCTGCACATTCGCAACGCCAGCGATGCCGACGGCGAGGCAGCGCTGGCAGCCGCACGTGCTGCGTCCACCGAATGGGACGCACACGTCACGGCGGGCAAGGCCGTGCTGGAGTTCGCCGTCATCGACACCGACAAGGGCGAGGCCGTCGACATCCTGCGCGAGCAGACCTCGGCGACAGTCGTGGTGTTCCTCGGCGACGATGTCACCGACGAGAAGGCCTTTCGCCGAATGCGCGAGGACGATATCGGGATCAAGGTCGGCCCGGGTGACACGGCGGCGGGCTTCCGCATCGGCACCCCGGATGACGTGGCCGACGTACTGGCCTACCTGCTCGCCGCGCGGCGCAGCTGA
- a CDS encoding acyl-CoA dehydrogenase, whose protein sequence is MAASLAAGTAPGTDEQFAARELVRSWAATSGSIQAVRAVEEGNPDAWRTPYRGLADLGLFGVAVDEERGGAGGSIEDLGAMVAEAAAALVPGPVVTTALATLVVTDEALLDALVSGERTAGVALRSDITFDSAAGTATGGAAFVTGAEPGGVLILPAGDGWLVVDATATGVTVEPLAATDFSRPLARVELSAAPASVIDMTYQRVADLTATLLAAEAAGLSRWMVETATEYAKVREQFGKPIGSFQAVKHMCAEMLLRSEQISTAAADAASAVSDPEPDQLSIAVAVASAVGIEAEKDNARDCIQVLGGIGFTWEHDAHLYLRRAYANAQFLGGRSFWLRRCAQLTRAGVRRHLHVDVSGAEGIRAEVAATAADIAALPAEKRQAALAETGLMAPHWPKPYGRDATPAEQLVIDQELEAAGVVRPDISIGWWAAPTIFGHGSPEQIERFIPGTLNGDVYWCQLFSEPGAGSDLAALRTKAVRTEGGWKLTGQKVWTSNAHRADWGICLARTNPDVPKHKGITYFLVDMKSAGIDIRPLREITGEALFNEVFFDDLFVPDDMVVGPVDGGWPLARTTLANERVAIAAGGALDKGMEHLLAMIGDAELDPVDTDRIGALIVLAQVGSLLDQLIAKMAVGGHDPGAPSSVRKLIGVRYRQRLAEAIMDSEPGAGIVDSPDVRYFLNSLCLSIAGGTEQILLNLAGERLLGLPR, encoded by the coding sequence ATGGCTGCTTCTCTTGCGGCGGGAACCGCACCAGGCACCGACGAACAGTTTGCTGCGCGTGAACTCGTCCGGAGCTGGGCTGCGACATCCGGGTCGATCCAGGCGGTACGCGCCGTCGAGGAGGGCAACCCCGACGCGTGGCGGACCCCATACCGGGGTCTGGCCGATCTCGGGCTCTTCGGCGTCGCGGTTGACGAGGAACGCGGTGGGGCCGGCGGCAGCATCGAGGACCTCGGCGCGATGGTCGCCGAGGCCGCCGCTGCGCTGGTGCCCGGTCCCGTCGTGACGACGGCGCTGGCCACCCTCGTGGTCACCGACGAGGCGCTGCTCGACGCGCTCGTCTCCGGTGAGCGCACGGCGGGTGTGGCGCTGCGCTCCGACATCACCTTCGATTCGGCGGCGGGCACCGCGACCGGTGGCGCCGCATTCGTGACCGGTGCGGAACCGGGCGGCGTGCTGATACTGCCCGCAGGCGATGGCTGGCTGGTGGTCGACGCGACCGCCACCGGTGTCACGGTCGAACCGCTGGCGGCCACCGACTTCTCCCGCCCGCTGGCTCGTGTTGAACTGTCGGCTGCACCGGCCTCGGTTATCGACATGACGTATCAGCGGGTGGCCGACCTGACCGCGACGCTGCTGGCCGCCGAGGCAGCGGGCCTGTCGCGCTGGATGGTCGAGACCGCGACCGAGTACGCGAAGGTCCGCGAGCAGTTCGGCAAGCCCATCGGCAGCTTCCAGGCCGTCAAGCACATGTGCGCGGAGATGCTGCTGCGCTCCGAGCAGATCTCGACAGCGGCCGCCGACGCGGCGAGCGCCGTGTCGGATCCCGAGCCCGACCAGCTCTCGATCGCGGTCGCGGTCGCGTCGGCCGTCGGGATCGAGGCCGAGAAGGACAATGCGCGTGACTGCATCCAGGTTCTCGGCGGGATCGGCTTCACCTGGGAACACGACGCCCATCTGTACCTGCGGCGGGCCTACGCCAACGCCCAGTTCCTGGGCGGCAGGTCATTCTGGTTGCGGCGGTGCGCGCAGCTGACGCGTGCCGGTGTGCGTCGGCACCTGCACGTCGATGTGAGCGGTGCCGAGGGCATTCGAGCGGAGGTCGCGGCGACCGCCGCCGATATCGCCGCCCTGCCGGCGGAGAAGCGTCAGGCCGCGCTCGCCGAGACCGGCCTGATGGCCCCGCACTGGCCCAAGCCCTACGGCCGGGATGCGACTCCCGCCGAGCAATTGGTGATCGATCAGGAACTCGAGGCCGCCGGCGTGGTCAGGCCCGACATCTCGATCGGCTGGTGGGCCGCGCCGACGATCTTCGGCCACGGCAGCCCCGAGCAGATCGAGAGGTTCATTCCCGGCACGCTCAACGGCGATGTCTACTGGTGCCAGCTCTTCAGTGAGCCGGGTGCGGGTAGTGACCTTGCGGCGTTGCGCACCAAGGCCGTTCGCACCGAGGGGGGCTGGAAGCTGACCGGGCAGAAGGTCTGGACGTCGAACGCGCACCGCGCCGACTGGGGTATCTGCCTGGCCCGCACCAACCCTGACGTGCCCAAGCACAAGGGCATCACCTACTTCCTGGTGGACATGAAGTCGGCGGGCATCGACATCCGGCCGCTGCGCGAGATCACCGGCGAGGCACTGTTCAACGAGGTGTTCTTCGACGACCTGTTCGTCCCCGACGACATGGTTGTCGGACCCGTCGACGGCGGTTGGCCGCTTGCCCGCACCACGCTGGCCAACGAGCGCGTGGCGATCGCCGCCGGCGGTGCGCTCGACAAGGGCATGGAGCACCTACTCGCCATGATCGGCGACGCCGAACTCGACCCGGTCGACACGGACCGGATCGGCGCACTGATCGTCCTGGCACAGGTCGGCTCTCTGCTCGACCAGTTGATCGCGAAGATGGCCGTCGGCGGCCACGACCCGGGTGCACCGTCGAGCGTGCGCAAGTTGATCGGCGTGCGGTACCGGCAGCGGCTGGCCGAGGCGATCATGGACTCCGAACCGGGTGCGGGCATCGTGGATTCGCCCGATGTCCGCTACTTCCTCAACAGCCTGTGCCTGTCCATCGCGGGCGGCACCGAGCAGATCCTGCTCAACCTCGCGGGCGAGCGGTTACTGGGTCTGCCGCGCTGA
- the hsaB gene encoding 3-hydroxy-9,10-secoandrosta-1,3,5(10)-triene-9,17-dione monooxygenase reductase subunit translates to MTANEIDPRTFRSVLGQFCTGITIITTMHEDVPVGFACQSFAALSLDPPLVLFCPTKVSRSWQAIEASGKFCVNVLHEKQKDVSARFGSREPDKFAGIDWSPSELGSPLIKDTLAHIDCTVASVHDGGDHFVVFGAVHSLSEVPKRKPRPLLFYRGEYTGIEPDKNTPAQWRDDLEQFITTTTADTWL, encoded by the coding sequence GTGACCGCCAACGAGATAGACCCGCGGACATTCCGTAGCGTGCTTGGCCAGTTCTGCACCGGCATCACGATCATCACCACGATGCATGAGGACGTGCCGGTAGGGTTCGCGTGCCAGTCGTTCGCCGCGCTGTCGCTGGATCCGCCGCTGGTGCTGTTCTGCCCGACCAAGGTCTCGCGGTCGTGGCAGGCCATCGAGGCCAGCGGAAAGTTCTGCGTCAACGTGCTGCACGAGAAGCAGAAGGACGTCTCCGCGCGGTTCGGCTCCAGGGAACCCGACAAGTTCGCCGGAATCGACTGGAGCCCATCCGAACTCGGGTCACCGCTGATCAAGGACACGCTGGCGCACATCGACTGCACGGTGGCGTCGGTCCATGACGGCGGCGACCACTTCGTCGTCTTCGGCGCGGTGCACTCGCTTTCGGAGGTGCCCAAGCGCAAGCCTCGGCCGCTGCTGTTCTACCGCGGTGAGTACACCGGTATCGAGCCGGATAAGAACACGCCCGCGCAGTGGCGTGACGATCTCGAGCAGTTCATCACCACCACCACTGCCGACACCTGGCTCTAA
- a CDS encoding phosphotransferase gives MLTPEQIAARTARAVAAATSAGRDLGLRVASPRVLYDVFSVIVHLDPAPVVVRVPTVLPPSQTADPESQTAQQRSELSVAGWLADNGHPVVPPSPLVPREPVRREGFSMTFWQYVDQVADVEPDMVTRVEQTARLHAVLRDYPGEGLGFWAPFGTYIPDGLAALEHLPDLLDAGDLERAQREWSVLEPVLTSRSAFESTFPGVEIQPIHGDAPYHNMITTADGELWSDFELVTMGAVESDLAMVGPEGVAAYNEAATPLGLRPLDGRVLRVTDAAGLLAVVACLAMAPQLPMLTEGVQPILAQWRAGPPLREIPS, from the coding sequence GTGCTGACCCCTGAGCAGATTGCCGCACGAACCGCACGCGCAGTTGCCGCCGCAACGTCCGCGGGCCGCGATCTCGGGCTCCGGGTCGCGAGTCCGCGAGTGCTCTACGACGTGTTCTCCGTCATCGTGCACCTGGACCCGGCACCCGTTGTGGTTCGAGTGCCGACCGTGCTGCCGCCATCACAGACTGCGGACCCCGAATCCCAGACCGCACAGCAGCGTTCAGAGTTGTCGGTGGCGGGGTGGCTCGCCGACAACGGCCATCCCGTGGTACCGCCGAGCCCACTGGTGCCGCGTGAACCTGTTCGGCGCGAGGGCTTCTCGATGACGTTCTGGCAGTACGTCGATCAGGTGGCCGATGTCGAACCGGACATGGTCACACGTGTCGAGCAGACGGCGCGGCTACATGCGGTGCTGCGCGACTACCCCGGTGAGGGGCTGGGGTTCTGGGCACCGTTCGGCACCTACATTCCTGACGGTTTGGCGGCGTTGGAGCATCTCCCCGACCTCCTCGATGCAGGCGATCTCGAACGGGCACAGCGAGAGTGGTCCGTTCTCGAGCCCGTGCTCACGTCACGGTCGGCGTTCGAGTCGACCTTCCCCGGTGTCGAGATCCAGCCGATTCACGGAGATGCGCCGTACCACAACATGATCACGACCGCTGATGGCGAACTGTGGTCGGACTTCGAACTCGTCACCATGGGTGCCGTCGAGTCCGACCTTGCCATGGTGGGACCCGAGGGCGTGGCCGCCTACAACGAGGCGGCCACGCCATTGGGTCTGCGCCCGCTGGACGGCCGGGTTCTGCGCGTCACCGACGCCGCGGGCCTGCTGGCAGTGGTCGCGTGTCTGGCCATGGCTCCACAGCTGCCGATGCTGACGGAGGGCGTGCAGCCGATCCTCGCGCAGTGGCGGGCAGGCCCACCACTGCGCGAGATCCCGTCCTAG
- the hsaC gene encoding iron-dependent extradiol dioxygenase HsaC produces the protein MSIKSLGYLRIEATDISAWREYGLKVLGMVEGSGSTDGALYLRMDEFPARLVIVPGEHDRLMQSGWEAANAADLQEIRKRLDLEGTPYKEATATELAERRVDEMIVFDDPSGNTLEVFHGAALEHRRLVSPYGHKFVTEEQGLGHVVLTTRDDAETLHFYRDVLGFSLRDSMRLPPQLVGRPADGPPAWLRFLGVNPRHHSLAFMPGETPSGIVHLMVEVGCADDVGLCLDRALRRKVKMSATLGRHVNDKMLSFYMKTPGGFDIEFGCEGLEVADDGWVARESTAVSLWGHDFSVGFK, from the coding sequence ATGAGCATCAAGTCACTTGGATACCTGCGCATCGAGGCCACCGACATATCGGCCTGGCGCGAGTACGGGCTGAAGGTCCTCGGCATGGTCGAGGGCTCCGGCTCCACTGACGGCGCGCTCTACCTGCGGATGGACGAGTTCCCGGCCCGCCTGGTCATCGTGCCGGGCGAGCACGACCGGCTAATGCAGTCCGGCTGGGAGGCGGCGAACGCCGCAGACCTGCAGGAGATCCGCAAGCGTCTCGACCTCGAGGGCACGCCCTACAAGGAGGCGACCGCCACCGAGCTGGCCGAGCGTCGTGTCGACGAGATGATCGTCTTCGATGACCCGTCGGGCAATACGCTTGAGGTGTTTCACGGTGCGGCTCTCGAGCACCGGCGTCTGGTCAGTCCGTATGGCCACAAGTTCGTCACCGAGGAGCAGGGCCTTGGTCACGTCGTGTTGACCACCCGCGACGATGCCGAGACTCTGCACTTCTACCGCGATGTCCTCGGGTTCAGCCTGCGCGACTCGATGCGTCTGCCCCCGCAATTGGTCGGCCGTCCCGCCGACGGGCCGCCCGCTTGGCTGCGCTTCCTCGGGGTGAATCCTCGGCACCATAGTTTGGCGTTCATGCCGGGCGAAACCCCCAGCGGGATTGTCCATCTCATGGTTGAGGTGGGCTGCGCCGATGACGTCGGGTTGTGCCTGGACCGCGCGCTTCGCCGCAAGGTGAAGATGTCGGCGACTCTGGGGCGCCACGTCAACGACAAGATGCTGTCGTTCTACATGAAGACCCCCGGCGGGTTCGACATCGAGTTCGGTTGTGAGGGACTCGAGGTCGCCGACGACGGTTGGGTGGCCAGGGAGAGCACCGCGGTCAGCCTGTGGGGTCACGACTTCAGCGTCGGGTTCAAGTAG
- the kstR gene encoding cholesterol catabolism transcriptional regulator KstR encodes MSGTSLPAATNSGSGSDSTTGPRQVTNVAVLAESELGSEAQRERRKRILDATLAIASKGGYEAVQMRAVAERADVAVGTLYRYFPSKVHLLVSALGREFERIDAKTDRASLTGGTPYQRLNIMVGKLNRSMQRNPLLTEAMTRAFVFADASAAGEVDHVGKLMDSMFARAMSDGEPTEDQYHIARVISDVWLSNLLAWLTRRASATDVSKRLDLAVRLLIGDGEHPKI; translated from the coding sequence ATGTCAGGGACTTCGCTGCCAGCAGCGACCAACTCGGGTTCGGGGTCGGATTCGACCACCGGCCCACGCCAGGTGACGAACGTGGCTGTCCTAGCTGAATCCGAACTCGGATCCGAAGCTCAGCGCGAGCGACGCAAACGCATCCTCGACGCCACCCTGGCCATTGCCTCCAAGGGCGGCTACGAGGCCGTCCAGATGCGGGCCGTCGCAGAACGCGCCGACGTCGCCGTCGGCACCCTGTATCGCTACTTCCCGTCCAAGGTGCACCTGCTGGTGTCTGCCCTGGGCCGGGAGTTCGAGCGCATCGACGCCAAGACCGACCGGGCCTCCCTCACCGGCGGCACGCCGTACCAGCGACTCAACATCATGGTCGGCAAGCTCAACCGCTCGATGCAGCGCAATCCCCTGCTGACCGAGGCGATGACGCGTGCATTCGTGTTCGCCGACGCGTCGGCGGCCGGTGAGGTCGATCACGTCGGCAAGCTGATGGACTCGATGTTCGCCAGGGCGATGAGCGACGGCGAGCCGACCGAGGATCAGTACCACATCGCCCGCGTCATCTCCGATGTCTGGCTTTCGAACCTGCTGGCCTGGCTGACCCGCAGGGCCTCGGCCACCGACGTCAGCAAGCGACTCGATCTCGCCGTGCGACTGCTGATAGGCGACGGGGAACACCCCAAGATCTGA
- the hsaA gene encoding 3-hydroxy-9,10-secoandrosta-1,3,5(10)-triene-9,17-dione monooxygenase oxygenase subunit — MTSIEQRDAQSVLDGIDDLLPRIAKRAQAAEDLRRLPDETVADLDEVGFFKLLQPEQWGGLQCDPTLFYEAARRLASACGSTGWVSSIIGVHNWHLALFDQRAQDEVWGEDPTVRISSSYAPMGAGVVVDGGYLVSGAWQWSSGCDHATWAFLGGPVIKDGKPVDFGSFLIPRTEYRIDDVWNVVGLKGTGSNNVVVKDVFVPTHRFLSYKAMNDRTAGGLENNTAPVYKMPWGTVHPTTISAPIMGMAYGAYDAHVEHQGKRVRAAFAGEKSKDDPFAKVRIAEAASDIDAGWRQLIGNVGDEYALLKADKEIPFELRARARRDQVRATARAIASIDLLFEASGATALNVDQPVQRFWRDAHAGRVHAANEPERAYLIFGNDAFGLPPQDTMV; from the coding sequence GTGACGTCCATTGAACAACGAGACGCGCAGTCGGTCCTAGACGGCATCGATGATTTGTTGCCGCGGATCGCCAAGCGGGCGCAGGCGGCCGAGGATTTGCGCCGTCTTCCTGATGAGACCGTGGCCGATCTCGACGAGGTCGGCTTCTTCAAGCTCCTGCAGCCCGAGCAGTGGGGTGGCCTGCAGTGCGATCCGACGCTGTTCTACGAGGCGGCCCGCAGGCTTGCCAGCGCGTGTGGTTCGACCGGTTGGGTGAGCTCGATCATCGGCGTGCACAACTGGCACCTCGCGCTGTTCGATCAGCGTGCGCAGGACGAGGTCTGGGGTGAGGACCCGACGGTCCGCATCTCGTCCTCCTACGCACCGATGGGTGCGGGCGTTGTCGTCGATGGCGGCTACCTCGTCAGCGGTGCCTGGCAGTGGTCATCCGGTTGCGACCACGCCACCTGGGCGTTCCTCGGCGGCCCGGTCATCAAGGACGGCAAGCCGGTCGACTTCGGCAGCTTCCTGATTCCTCGCACCGAGTACCGCATCGACGACGTCTGGAACGTCGTCGGGCTGAAGGGCACTGGCAGCAACAACGTCGTGGTCAAGGACGTGTTCGTGCCGACGCACCGCTTCCTGTCCTACAAGGCGATGAACGATCGCACCGCGGGTGGCCTGGAGAACAACACCGCGCCGGTGTACAAGATGCCATGGGGCACAGTGCATCCCACCACCATCTCGGCCCCCATCATGGGAATGGCCTACGGCGCCTACGACGCCCACGTAGAGCATCAGGGCAAGCGCGTGCGCGCAGCGTTCGCCGGTGAGAAGTCCAAGGACGATCCGTTCGCCAAGGTCCGCATCGCCGAAGCTGCCAGTGACATCGACGCCGGGTGGCGTCAGTTGATCGGCAACGTCGGCGACGAGTACGCACTGCTCAAGGCGGACAAGGAGATTCCGTTCGAGCTGCGTGCCCGCGCCCGCCGGGACCAGGTGCGCGCCACCGCGCGTGCGATCGCGTCGATCGATCTGCTGTTTGAGGCATCGGGTGCCACCGCGCTCAACGTCGACCAGCCCGTCCAGCGATTCTGGCGCGACGCGCATGCCGGCCGCGTGCACGCGGCCAACGAGCCGGAACGTGCCTACCTGATCTTCGGCAATGACGCATTCGGGCTGCCGCCACAGGACACGATGGTCTGA
- the hsaD gene encoding 4,5:9,10-diseco-3-hydroxy-5,9,17-trioxoandrosta-1(10),2-diene-4-oate hydrolase, with protein sequence MTAVQDITFESTSRYAQVTDQMRLHYHEAGVSNRETAGTVVLLHGGGPGASSWSNFSKNIAVLAQHFHVLAVDQPGYGHSDKHTEHEQYNRYSANALLALFDHLGIERAALVGNSLGGGTAVRFALDNPKRAGRLVLMGPGGLSVNLFAPDPTEGVKLLGKFTHQPTRENMEKFLRIMVFDQNLVTPELIDERFAIASQPESLAAAKAMGKSFAGADFELGMMWREVYKLRQPVLLIWGREDRVNPLDGALVALKQIQRAQLHVFGQCGHWAQLEKFDEFNKLTVDFLGS encoded by the coding sequence ATGACCGCTGTCCAGGACATAACGTTCGAGTCGACCTCGCGGTACGCGCAGGTCACCGACCAGATGCGTCTGCACTATCACGAAGCGGGCGTCAGCAATCGGGAGACCGCGGGGACTGTCGTGCTGCTGCACGGCGGTGGTCCCGGGGCGTCGAGCTGGTCGAACTTCTCGAAGAACATCGCGGTGTTGGCGCAGCACTTCCATGTGCTGGCCGTCGATCAGCCCGGCTACGGCCACTCCGACAAGCACACCGAGCACGAGCAGTACAACCGGTACAGCGCCAACGCCCTGCTGGCTCTTTTCGATCACCTGGGCATCGAACGTGCTGCCCTGGTGGGCAACTCGCTGGGTGGCGGCACCGCGGTGCGGTTCGCGCTGGACAACCCGAAGCGCGCCGGTCGGCTGGTGTTGATGGGCCCGGGTGGCCTGAGCGTGAACCTGTTCGCGCCCGACCCCACCGAGGGTGTGAAGTTGCTGGGCAAGTTCACCCATCAGCCCACGCGCGAGAACATGGAGAAGTTCCTGCGCATCATGGTGTTCGACCAGAACCTGGTCACACCTGAACTCATCGACGAGCGTTTCGCGATCGCCAGCCAGCCTGAGTCGCTGGCGGCGGCCAAGGCCATGGGCAAGTCCTTCGCGGGTGCTGACTTCGAACTCGGCATGATGTGGCGCGAGGTCTACAAGCTGCGTCAGCCCGTGCTGCTGATCTGGGGACGCGAGGATCGCGTCAACCCGCTCGATGGTGCTCTGGTGGCACTCAAGCAGATTCAGCGCGCTCAACTGCACGTGTTCGGTCAGTGCGGACACTGGGCACAGCTGGAGAAGTTCGACGAGTTCAACAAGCTGACGGTTGATTTTCTTGGGAGTTGA
- a CDS encoding ferredoxin--NADP reductase gives MTDEPLGNHVLELELAGVIEETADARSLVFKTPDGADVPADRLRYAPGQFLTLRVPSDRTGSVARCYSLSSSPYTDDALTVTVKRTDGGYASHWLCDNAHAGMRIHVLAPSGTFVPKTLDTDFLLMAAGSGITPMMAICKSALSEGSGKVVLVYANRDEKSVIFAGALRDLAAKYPDRLTVVHWLETVQGLPSAAALATLVSPYVGHEAFICGPGPFMAGAQEALNAAGTAPDRIHVEVFKSLESDPFAAVVIDDSDDDDRGPATAVVTLDGVTHEIRWPRSAKLLDVLLDKGLDAPFSCREGHCGACAVLLKSGEVDMEVNDVLEASDLEEGLILGCQAIPKSDSVEVTYDE, from the coding sequence GTGACGGACGAGCCACTCGGCAACCACGTGCTCGAACTGGAGTTGGCGGGCGTCATCGAGGAGACCGCGGATGCGCGATCGCTCGTGTTCAAGACGCCGGACGGAGCCGACGTACCGGCCGACCGGCTGCGATATGCGCCCGGCCAGTTCCTCACGCTGCGGGTGCCCAGTGACCGCACCGGGTCGGTGGCGCGCTGCTACTCACTGAGTAGCTCGCCCTACACCGACGACGCGCTCACGGTCACCGTCAAGCGCACTGACGGGGGATACGCGTCGCACTGGTTGTGCGATAACGCCCACGCCGGTATGCGCATCCACGTGCTCGCGCCGTCGGGCACCTTCGTGCCCAAGACGCTCGACACCGACTTCCTCCTGATGGCCGCGGGCAGCGGCATCACGCCGATGATGGCGATCTGCAAGTCCGCGCTGTCCGAGGGCTCCGGCAAGGTGGTGCTGGTCTACGCCAACCGCGATGAGAAGTCGGTGATCTTCGCCGGCGCGCTGCGCGACCTGGCGGCCAAGTACCCCGACCGGCTGACGGTCGTGCACTGGCTTGAGACGGTGCAGGGACTGCCGTCCGCGGCAGCGCTCGCCACGTTGGTATCGCCGTACGTGGGCCACGAGGCGTTCATCTGCGGCCCCGGCCCGTTCATGGCCGGCGCGCAGGAAGCACTCAATGCCGCAGGCACCGCGCCCGATCGGATCCATGTCGAGGTGTTCAAGTCGCTGGAGTCCGACCCGTTCGCGGCTGTGGTGATCGATGACTCCGACGACGACGACCGCGGCCCCGCCACCGCCGTGGTGACACTCGACGGCGTGACCCACGAGATCCGTTGGCCACGTAGCGCCAAGTTGCTCGACGTGCTGTTGGACAAGGGCCTCGACGCGCCGTTCTCCTGCCGCGAGGGGCACTGCGGCGCCTGCGCGGTGCTGCTGAAGAGCGGCGAGGTCGACATGGAGGTCAATGACGTGCTCGAGGCGTCCGATCTCGAGGAGGGCCTGATCCTGGGCTGCCAGGCGATCCCGAAGTCCGATTCGGTCGAAGTCACCTATGACGAGTAG
- a CDS encoding globin domain-containing protein: MTVTLPEPPIVNDELEPHHAEVIKATLPLVGANIGEITTVFYRTLFANHPALIRNLFNRGNQAQGAQQRALAASIATFATHLIDPELPHPSELLSRIGHKHASLGITADQYPIVYENLFAAIVEVLGADTVTADVAAAWDRVYWIMANTLIALERDLYAAAGVADGDVHRRAAVVSRVDDPSGAVLLSVRLIGGPIPDNVPGQYISVGVTMADGARQLRQYSLVNAPGAEELTFAVKPVNADGDAPAGEVSTWIRANVRVGDLLDITMPFGDLPVPDSAQRPTVLVSAGIGITPMIGLLEYFAAQTPDRQVHVLHADRGDQEHPLRERQQELVSQLPNATLDIWYEDGLTGERAGVHAGRMVLSNVSVPAGAEVYLCGNDGFVRAVRAQLTDLGVPAEQVHCELFSPNDWLLG; the protein is encoded by the coding sequence ATGACCGTCACCCTGCCAGAGCCGCCCATCGTCAACGATGAACTCGAGCCGCACCATGCCGAGGTGATCAAGGCGACCCTGCCGCTGGTCGGGGCGAACATCGGTGAGATCACCACGGTGTTCTATCGGACGTTGTTCGCCAATCATCCTGCGCTGATTCGCAATCTGTTCAATCGGGGCAACCAGGCGCAAGGCGCACAGCAGCGGGCACTGGCGGCGTCGATCGCGACCTTCGCGACGCACCTCATCGACCCGGAGCTGCCCCATCCGTCGGAGCTGCTGTCACGGATCGGGCACAAGCACGCATCGTTGGGCATCACGGCCGACCAGTATCCGATCGTGTACGAGAACCTCTTCGCGGCGATCGTCGAGGTGCTCGGCGCCGACACGGTGACCGCCGATGTCGCTGCGGCATGGGACCGGGTGTACTGGATCATGGCCAACACCCTGATCGCACTGGAGCGCGACCTCTACGCCGCCGCGGGTGTGGCCGACGGTGACGTGCATCGGCGGGCAGCGGTGGTGTCCCGGGTCGACGACCCATCCGGTGCCGTGTTGCTGTCGGTCCGCCTCATCGGCGGACCGATCCCGGATAATGTTCCCGGACAGTACATTTCAGTCGGCGTGACAATGGCAGATGGTGCACGCCAGCTACGGCAGTACAGTCTGGTCAACGCGCCAGGAGCCGAGGAACTCACCTTCGCGGTGAAGCCGGTCAACGCTGATGGCGACGCGCCCGCGGGCGAGGTGTCCACCTGGATCAGGGCCAATGTCCGGGTGGGTGACCTGCTCGACATCACGATGCCGTTCGGGGATTTGCCCGTGCCCGACAGTGCGCAGCGTCCGACGGTGCTGGTGTCGGCGGGTATCGGCATCACCCCGATGATCGGGCTGCTTGAGTACTTCGCCGCGCAGACACCCGATCGCCAGGTCCATGTCCTACACGCCGACCGAGGCGACCAGGAGCATCCGCTGCGGGAACGGCAACAGGAGTTGGTGTCGCAGTTGCCCAACGCCACCCTCGACATCTGGTACGAGGACGGCCTGACCGGTGAGCGCGCCGGCGTGCACGCCGGACGCATGGTTCTCTCCAACGTGTCCGTGCCTGCGGGCGCCGAGGTATACCTCTGCGGCAATGACGGATTCGTCCGGGCGGTGCGGGCCCAGCTGACCGACCTCGGGGTGCCCGCCGAGCAGGTGCACTGCGAGCTGTTCAGCCCGAACGACTGGCTGCTGGGCTAG